From the Yoonia rosea genome, the window CCGCTTACACATTCGCGCATGACATTGATGTGCACGGCCCACGAGGTTGATAAATCCGCCTTTAAGGCGACGTGGCTGGCGGCCATTCCCAAAGCGAAACTATACTATGATTTCAGCGACTTCAGGCTGTATGCACTGGCGGTCTCCGAGGCGCATCTCAACGGCGGTTTCGGCAAGGCGTTCACCCTAGGCGCGGGCGACCTGCGCGTTTAGTTTCCCCCGCCAGACAACAGTGCCTTCGCGCCATGTGCCATCAAGCAGAACACCCTTCTTCGCGGCATGCGGAAACTGGACCCGCCAATCGCGATATTTGTCATTGCTGACAACACGCAAACCGTGATCCGTAGCCATCGACAGGATCGACACATCCGCAATCACCCCTCTGTTGACAACGCAAATATGCTCCTGCGGGACACCCAAAAGCGGGGCCAGTTTCGCCTCGCTATAGTAATGATCATCAAGGACATAGCCCACACTGGCATCGAAAAACACAATCGGCGTATGGCCTGCGCGTTCAAGGCTGCGCAGCACTTGGGCCAGAATTTTGGCCGACGGTTCAGGCCCCCAATGCATTACGTTCGAGCCATCCACCAGAATGGCGTTTGGCGGCAGCGTATCTTGGGGCGCAAGAGGGACCGGTGGCGTGCGCAGCAACCGCGCCCACAGCAAAATAACAAAACCCAACAAAGCGGGCGCAAGTAAGAGAAGGTCAGAAGCTGCCATAGCGTGAATGAAGTAAGGGCGAGGGATCTCTACCCTCGCCCCTGTCGTTCAGGTTGTCAATGAATTGGCAGATTCAACCCTTGCCCTTCCAGGGCACCAGCCATTTTTCGGCCTGCCGCATCAACATATCAATGCTGAACCCGATGATGCCGATCAGGATAATCCCCATCAGCACGATGTCCGTGCTCTGGAATTTCGAGGCCACCATGATCATCATGCCAGCACCCTTTTCCGCCGCAACCAGTTCTGCCGCCACAACAGTGCCCCAGCAGACACCCATGGCAACGCGTGCACCAGTAAAGATTTCGGGCAACGAGTTCGGTATGATCACATAGCGCATGATCTGCCACTTCGATGCGCCCAGCGAATAGGCCGCATGGACCTTGGAAATTCGCACCCCAGACACACCAGACCGCGCCGCGATCGCCATGATCCAGAGCGCCGCAAGAAACAGCAGGATAATCTTGCCCACTTCCCCGATCCCCGCCCAGATGATCACAAGCGGGATCAATGCAAGCGGTGGCACAGGGCGCATGAATTCGACAATCGGGTCAAACCAGCCGCGGAACCAGTTGGACAGGCCCATGGCATAGCCCAGCGGAATTCCCACAAGCGCGCCCAACAGGAAACCGACGATCACGCGGAAAAGCGAATAGCCCAGATGTTCGGCCAATGTTGAATTGCGATAGCCCACGGTCGCGATTTCACCCAGCCTGCTCCAGACCGCTTCGGGCGATGGCAGCCAGATGGGTTCCATCTGCATGCCGGTGGCGGGTATGATGTTCAGCGTCCCTTTGTCCGACATTGCGACGGTACCAAAACCGACCGCGACACTGCCGCCCGGCGCAATTGCTTGGCCATCTACGGCGGTAATAAACGTCTCTTCATCGCGGCCCATTTCGTCATTGCGGTCCACACGCAGCAATTCACTGCGATAAACAGGGATTGCAATTGCGTCGTTCTTGGCGATGCCATCGCCCGGCGCGACCTCGGGTGCGGCCACGTCTTCACCTGTAGGGTGCACAACAACGCTGACCGTGGCTGTGTCGCTGTCCCCTGCAGGCGTCGTGATCGTATATTCAAACGATCCATCCCCCTGAAACGGGCCCGGTGCATGCATGAACCCGGGCAAGAGCTTCGAGCCGGTAAAGGCGCCCCACAAGATAAAGATCAGCACGATCGAAACAACAGAAGCGACCGTGTTTGACGTGACCGCGCTTTCATCCCCGAAGGTGACAGTCTTGAGCGAGCTGTAGTCATGTTTGGGCGTCAGCAACCGCTTTACGCCGTTCCAGATCACCATCATCAACAGAATGATCAGGACATAACCGATGATATAGGGTGCAGCAGCAAAGAGCGTTGTCAGAACCGCCCAGAATTCGCCCCAGAGGTTTCCTAGCAATTCCATTATGCGTCCTCCGTCCGACCCATGATTTCTTCTTCCATGTCCCAGATCATGCCCAGAATTTCCTCACGGGTTTCGGCGAATTTGGGATGTTTCTTGACCTCGCGTAGGTCCTGACCCACACCCATTTCGGCAAAGGGGAGACGGTATTCGGTGTGAATACGGCCCGGACGCGGCGCCATGACGATCAGGCGTTCGCCCAGCAAAAGCGCCTCTTCCACCGAGTGAGTGATCAGGATGATCGTCTTGCCGGTCTCTTTCCACAGCTTCAGAACCAGACCCTGCATCTTTTCGCGCGTCAACGCGTCAAGCGCGCCCAGCGGTTCGTCCATCAGGATCACATCAGGTTCATTGGCAAGGCAACGCGCCAGCGCAACCCGCTGTTGCATCCCGCCTGAAAGCTCATAAACCGCCTTTTCCTTGAAATCCTGCAAGCCCACAACGTCGAGCAGATGGTCAACAATCTTCGCTTTTTCGGCCTTGGGCATCCCTTTCATTGACGGACCAAAGCCCACGTTTTCACGCACGCTCATCCACTCAAAAAGCGCGCCCTGCTGGAACACCATGCCGCGTTCGGCGGCAGGGCCGGTAACCTTGTGACCGTTCAGCGTGATTGTGCCCTCGGTCGGGGCCAGAAAACCCGCCACGATGTTGAGGAGTGTCGTCTTGCCGCAACCTGATGGTCCCAGAACCGACAGCAACTCACCCGCCTTGAGATCAAGAGAGACGTCTTTCAATGCCTGTACAGATGACCCGTTCGGTAGGTCGAACCGCATCGACAGCTTATCTATTTGTAACCCTGACATGGCTTATCCCGTTGTTTCCCTTGAGAAACCCTACCCGATACGCGGGCAGCGCTTGTCACGAGAAAAGACGGTCGTCTGGCGCGGGGACGACCCGCGCCAGACTCTAACTTACATACCGTCCGCGGCCGTCAGCGGGCCGATATTGATCGCGCCTTCATAGCTGTCCAGCGCAGCAGGGATCGAACCGGATTCGACGAAGACGTCTGCCACACCCTTCATGAAGGAAGGTGCTGCACCGCCAAGCCATGCGCCGGAAAGCTGTGTTGACACGTCGGGGAAGACGAATGTCGCCATTGTTTCAGCAGTCGCGGCCTCATCCATGCCAGCGTCCTGCGCGATCACAGGCAGCATCGCCTCAACACCAGAGCCGTCGTTCCATGCGCTGTTCGCATCGGCGGTCACTTTCAGGAACTTTGCAACAAGGTCGGGGTTCTCTGCAACAAAACCGGCAGGTGCGGATGTGACGTCGAATACCAGAATGCCCAATTCTTCTTTCTCGGCACCGGTCAGCAGGACGTTGCCGTGCTCTTTCATGCGGCGCAGCGCACCGCCCCAACCGCAGGACATATCAACCTGACCTTGGGCCAAAGCTGCGGCACCTTCGGCAGGCGCCATGTCAACCACATTCAGCGATGCAAGATCGACACCGAAGTGATCCATCTGGCGCAAGAAGCCATAGTGGGCCGCCGTGCCAAGTGGCACTGCAACAGTTTTACCCGCCAGTTCGTCCGCGCTGTCCTTGTCAATTTCCAGACCGGAGGACACGACGCAGTTGTCGTTCTCGGCATAGGACACAGCCACGTCCAGAATTTGCAGGTCCTGACCGGCAGATGTGGCAACAACGAAAGGTGGCACACCCTGGCTGACGGAAATCTGTACGTCGCCCGATGCCATGGCCGCCGACATCGCTGTGCCGCTGTCAAAGCTGACCCAGTTTACCGTCACGCCCATCTCTTCATCGTAGGTGCCATTTACCTTGGCGTACTGGAATGGCATCGGCCATTCGAGAAAATAACCAACAGTAATTTCACCGTGTCCGGCCGCAAAAGCCTGCGAGGCACCTGTCATCAGTGCGACACTGGCAGCAGCGCCCATAAGTGCTTTCTTCATTGTCATTTCAGTCTCCCGTGTTGCGACCCTTGGCTAAGGATCGATCATTTGGCGGTTTGCCCGCCTTAAGTTAGCTGAACATGAATAGACATCTGTTCCAAGTCTCATCACCCCCAGCCGGTTTTCTGATGGCCATCTGCCATCCGTTTCGCCTCGTGCCTGATCGCGTGCTCAATTAGGCAGCAAGTCGGTTCCCAGCGAAAGAAATTCAAAGGCGCACGTCAATGATGGATTCATGCTATTTTTCACAGGCATGTTGTTTGGACTGGGGCGGATAAGGCAACTTATTGCCTGTATTTCATAATGTTAGGTAGGATTTACAGTCAGATCAGGCCAACAACATCCCTATTTTGGCCATAACTAAGCGTCCGAACTGGCCCTATTGAGATTGCACAGCCTATAGGCACACTCTGGACATGAGAGGCAGGGACGAGTGTGGATTCGTCCCGCCCTTACCCGCATTCTTTTGGAGCATCGGATATGGATACGCTGAACTTCGCAAATGATCCCGGAACCGTCATTGAGGCCGACCGGGCGCATGTGTGGCACCACCTCAGCCAGCACAAGCAATACGAGACGATTGATCCGCGCATCATCGTAGAAGGCAAGGGCCTGCGCCTGTGGGACATCAAGGGCAAAGAACATGTCGATGCGGTGTCCGGCGGTGTCTGGACGGTGAACGTAGGCTACGGACGCGAACGGATCGGCAAAGCGATCTCGGACGCTGTGACCAAGATGTGCTTCTTCGGCGGCTCGCTGGGCACAATCCCCGGCGCACAATTTGCCGAGATGCTGATCGACAAAATGCCCGGGCTGGACCGGGTCTATTATGCGAACTCCGGCTCGGAGGCGAACGAGAAAGCCTTCAAGATGGTCCGTCAGATCAGCCACAAGCACTATGGCGGCAAGAAGCAGAAAATCCTCTACCGCGAACGCGACTACCACGGCTCGACCTTGGCAACGATGTCCGCTGGCGGACAGGACGAGCGCAACGCGCAGTACGGCCCTTTCGCACCCGGCTTTGTGCGCGTGCCACACTGCCTTGAGTACCGCTCACAGGATGGAAGCGTGGGCGAGGAATATGGCGCAAAGGCTGCACAGGCGATCGAGGATGTGATCCTTGCAGAAGGTGCCGACACCATTGGCGCGCTTTGCCTTGAGCCGATCACTGCGGGCGGCGGTATCATCGTGCCACCCAAAGGCTATTGGGACCGAGTGCAGGAAATCTGCAAGAAATACGATATTCTGCTCCACATCGACGAAGTGGTCTGCGGCATTGGCCGCACCGGCACATGGTTCGGCTATCAGCAGTTCGGCGTGCAGCCCGACATCGTGACCATGGCAAAAGGCGTAGCTTCAGGTTACGCCGCGATCTCATGCTGTGTGACCACGAACCGTGTGTTTGACATGTTCAAGGACGACACCGATCCGCTGGGCTACTTCCGCGATATCTCGACCTTTGGGGGCTGCACAGGCGGCCCTGCCGCCGCCATCGAAAACATGAAGATCATCGAAGAAGAAGATCTGCGTGGCAACTCTGCCGTCATGGGCGAGCACCTGAAAGGCAACCTTCAGGCGCTGATGGAAAAGCACAAATGGATCGGCGATGTGCGCGGCATGGGGCTCTTTGCGGGCGCCGAACTGGTGCAGGACCGCGCGACCAAAGAACCTGTGTCGGAAAAGCACGTCGGCGCCATCGTGGCCGACTGTATGGCGCAGGGCGTGATTATCGGCGCGACCAACCGGTCCGTGCCGGGCTATAACAACACGCTTGTGTTTGCTCCGTCATTGATTGCGACAGCTGACGATCTGGACCACATCACCTCTGCGGTTGATGCGGCCATTACCCGCGTTCTGGGCTAAAATTATCCGGTGCAGGGACAGTCTGTTCCTGCACCCACCCCACCTGAAGCGTCTTGGACGTTGCGTATGTCGCAAAGCATAGCGTGCCCAACACAACCAAAAATCCGACGTGCAGCAGCTTCATTGGTCTTCTCCACCTCATTGCACCTTTGATACGTGCCGGCGCAGGGTTTCCGTCGCGGACCACAGGATTCTCAGCAGCACCACTTGCCGTAGACACGAAATAAGTCCAGTCTGAGCCACAACCTAAGGCCAGACCATGTCTTTATCCGTCGAAACCTTCTTTCTTGACCCTTCCGCAGAAGGCACCTTGCAGGCGCGCATCCAGCAAATGGTGGCGCAGGGTATTCTTACGGGCCGTATCCGCCCGGGCGAGCGGCTGCCGTCGTCGCGCAAGATGGCGGCGCATTTGGGTGTCAGCCGGATCACCGTGACGCTGGCTTACACCGAACTGGTCGCCGATGATTATCTGACCTCACGCGGGCGGTCTGGTTATTTTGTGTCCGACAATGCCCCGGAACCACCCGCCTTTCCGGCCCAACGCGCAAACATTGGCACCGTGGATTGGACACGAACCATTGGCCAGCGCTTCACGCCCGGCCTGAGCATGGACAAACCGGCAGACTGGGCCGACTACCGCTATCAGTTCATCTATGGGCAGACAGATAAAACACTCTTTGACAGCGCTAACTGGCGGCTTTGTGCCTTGCGGGCGCTGGGGATGCGGGACTTTAGCGCGCTCACATCGGATTATTTCGATGGCGATGATCCGCAACTTGTTGATTTCATCGCGCGCCAGACGCTGCCAAGGCGTGGCATCCTCGCCAACCCCGATGAGATCCTCGTGACGATGGGCGCGCAAAATGCGCTATGGCTTTCGGCGCAGGTTCTGTTGAACAGCCGCAGGCGTGCGGCCATCGAAGACCCCTGCTATCCCGCACTGCGCACGATCTTGACGCAATCGCGTTGCCAGCTGAGCGTCGTTCCCGTTGATCAGGACGGACTGCCGCCCGAAAACCTTCCCGAAGATACGGACGTCGTTTTCACAACGCCCAGCCACCAATGTCCGACTGCCGCCACGATGCCACTGGACCGGCGCAATGCCCTGCTGGAAAAAGCGGAAGCCGAGGATTTCATTATCGTCGAGGATGATTACGAATTCGAGATGTCGTTTCTGAAATCGCCGTCACCATCTCTCAAATCGCTCGATAAGAACGGGCGCGTGATCTATGTTGGGTCGTTTTCAAAGTCGCTGTTTCCGGGATTGCGCCTTGGCTATCTGGTCGGTCCCGCACCGTTCATCCGCGAGGCCCGCGCCCTGCGCGCCACAGTCCTGCGCCACCCACCCGGTCACATACAGCGCACCGTCAGTTACTATCTGTCTTTGGGGCACTATGATGCGCTGATCCGCCGGATGAGCAAGACCTACCATGAACGGCGGCAATTACTGGTTGGCGCACTTGATCAACACGGGCTGACGATTGCCGGACAAGGGACATACGGCGGATCATCCGTCTGGCTCAAGACACCTGCGGGCATTGATACCAAGGTTTTGGCCGAGACCTTAAGGGCGGATAGCGTTCTGGTCGAACCCGGTGCACCCTTCTTTGCAGGTGAAACCCCACCGACCGAATACTTGCGGCTTGCCTACTCCTCAATCCCCTCGGCGCGCATCCCTGAGGGGATCAACCTGATTGCCAAGGCAATCCAAAATTATTGATTTTTGAGACTTAGTGTCTCAAAATAATTTACGCTGGCCTTAGGGACGCAGGGCAACTGGACCTAACGTCCGCGCCGTGCAAAACCTAGTGTCAAGAAAGCGAAACTGGGGGGATTCTGCGCTCCCTTTTTCTTTGGAATTTAGGGAAGGACCCACCGCCATGAAAATGACCACTGAAGAAGCATTCGTCAAAACGCTGCAGGCGCACGGCATTCGCCACGCCTTCGGGATCATCGGATCTGCCATGATGCCGATCTCTGACATTTTCCCCGCCGCCGGCATCACATTCTGGGACTGCGCCCATGAAGGCTCTGCCGGTATGATGGCTGACGGTTACACCCGCGCCACCGGCGAGATGTCGATGATGATCGCGCAGAACGGGCCAGGCATCACCAACTTTGTCACTGCCGTCAAAACTGCCTATTGGAACCACACCCCTTGCTTGCTGGTCACACCGCAGGCTGCGAACAAGACGATCGGTCAGGGCGGTTTTCAGGAAATGGAACAGATGAATCTGTTCAAAGACTGTGTGGCCTATCAGGAAGAAGTCCGCGACCCGTCCCGCATCTGCGAGGTTCTGGCCCGCGTCATCGCCAAGGCCAAGCGTCTGTCCGGTCCGACCCAGATCAACATCCCGCGCGATTTCTGGACCCAAGTGATCGACATTGAAATCCCCGAGCCGGTCGAGTTTGAATCCAGCCCGGGCGGCGAAACATCCATCGCGAAAGCCGCTGAGCTTTTGTCCACAGCCAAATTCCCTGTCATTCTGAATGGTGCTGGCGTTGTTCTGGCCGAAGGCGGGATCGAGGCCTCTAAGGTTCTGGCCGAAGCGCTCGATGCGCCTGTCTGCGTCGGATACCAGCACAACGACGCATTCCCCGGCAACCACCCGCTGTTTGCAGGTCCGCTGGGCTACAACGGGTCCAAAGCCGGCATGGAACTGATCAGCAAGGCTGACGTTGTTCTGGCCCTTGGCACACGCCTGAACCCCTTCTCGACCCTGCCCGGTTACGGCATCGACTATTGGCCGACAAATGCGAAAGTCATTCAGGTTGATATCAACCCTGACCGCATCGGCCTGACCAAGAAGGTTACCGTCGGCATCGTCGGTGATGCGGCCAAGGTTGCCAGAGGCATTACAGCGCATCTTGCGGATACGGCAGGCGACGCGGGCCGCGACGAGCGCAAGGCGATGATCGCGCAAACCAAATCGGCTTGGGCGCAGGAACTGTCCAGCCTCGATCACGAGCAGGATGATCCGGGCACAACATGGAACGAGCGTGCGCGGCAGGCCCGTCCTGACTGGATGTCACCGCGTCAGGCATGGCGCGCTATTCAGGCCGCAATGCCGGAAAACGCGATCATTTCGTCCGACATCGGCAACAACTGCGCCATCGGCAACGCCTACCCAAGCTTCCCTACCGGTCGCAAATACCTTGCACCCGGCCTCTTTGGTCCGTGCGGCTACGGCCTGCCATCCATCGTGGGCGCGAAAATCGGCCAGCCTGATGTGCCTGTGATCGGTTTTGCAGGCGACGGCGCTTTCGGTATCGCGGTGAACGAACTGACAGCGATTGGCCGCGATGAGTGGCCAGCCATCACGCAGATCGTGTTCCGCAACTACCAGTGGGGCGCGGAAAAGCGCAATTCGACCCTATGGTTCGACGACAACTTTGTCGGCACCGAACTGGACATGAAAGTGTCCTACGCGGGCATCGCACAGGCCTGCGGCCTGATCGGTGTGCAAGCCAAGACGATGGAAGAGCTGACAGCGCTGTTGAACCAGGCGATCAAGGATCAGATGGAGAATAACAAGACCACGCTGATCGAAGTGATCCTGAACCAGGAGTTGGGTGAACCCTTCCGCCGCGACGCCATGAAAAAGCCTGTCAAAGTGGCCGGCATCTCGGCGTCCGACATGGCAGCTGAATAGGTTTGCCATTCGACCTTGGCCCCGGCACAGCGGCGGCCCTTGCAATTGCTTTGCTAGGGGCCGCCTTTGTCCGGGGCTATTCGGGTTTCGGGTTCTCGGCGATCTTTATCGCCTTTGCTGCCCTTGTGACAAACCCGCTTCCTTTGATCCCGGTGGTCTTTGCATGCGAAATCTTGATGACAGTCTTTCAGGCCCGCGGCATTCGCGGATATGTCGACTGGCGCAGGGTACTTTACATGCTGTGCGGGGCCGCAATTGCACTGCCCTTTTCGGTCACGGTCATGCTGTCGGTGGGCACAGATACCGCGCGGATCGTGATCTCTGCGATCATTCTGGTGATGTCACTGGTGCTGCTGTCCGGCTGGACATTGCAGCGGCGGATCGGGGCATTGGGACACGGCGGGGTCGGCATCATCTCGGGGGCGTGCAACAGCGCAGGCATCGGCGGCTTGCCCGTCGCCGCCTTCATGTCCGCGCAACCGATGCAGGCCGCAACCTTTCGGGCCACCATGATTGTCTACCTCACAGGGCTCGACATG encodes:
- a CDS encoding NYN domain-containing protein — encoded protein: MGFVILLWARLLRTPPVPLAPQDTLPPNAILVDGSNVMHWGPEPSAKILAQVLRSLERAGHTPIVFFDASVGYVLDDHYYSEAKLAPLLGVPQEHICVVNRGVIADVSILSMATDHGLRVVSNDKYRDWRVQFPHAAKKGVLLDGTWREGTVVWRGKLNAQVARA
- a CDS encoding ABC transporter permease yields the protein MELLGNLWGEFWAVLTTLFAAAPYIIGYVLIILLMMVIWNGVKRLLTPKHDYSSLKTVTFGDESAVTSNTVASVVSIVLIFILWGAFTGSKLLPGFMHAPGPFQGDGSFEYTITTPAGDSDTATVSVVVHPTGEDVAAPEVAPGDGIAKNDAIAIPVYRSELLRVDRNDEMGRDEETFITAVDGQAIAPGGSVAVGFGTVAMSDKGTLNIIPATGMQMEPIWLPSPEAVWSRLGEIATVGYRNSTLAEHLGYSLFRVIVGFLLGALVGIPLGYAMGLSNWFRGWFDPIVEFMRPVPPLALIPLVIIWAGIGEVGKIILLFLAALWIMAIAARSGVSGVRISKVHAAYSLGASKWQIMRYVIIPNSLPEIFTGARVAMGVCWGTVVAAELVAAEKGAGMMIMVASKFQSTDIVLMGIILIGIIGFSIDMLMRQAEKWLVPWKGKG
- a CDS encoding taurine ABC transporter ATP-binding protein translates to MSGLQIDKLSMRFDLPNGSSVQALKDVSLDLKAGELLSVLGPSGCGKTTLLNIVAGFLAPTEGTITLNGHKVTGPAAERGMVFQQGALFEWMSVRENVGFGPSMKGMPKAEKAKIVDHLLDVVGLQDFKEKAVYELSGGMQQRVALARCLANEPDVILMDEPLGALDALTREKMQGLVLKLWKETGKTIILITHSVEEALLLGERLIVMAPRPGRIHTEYRLPFAEMGVGQDLREVKKHPKFAETREEILGMIWDMEEEIMGRTEDA
- a CDS encoding taurine ABC transporter substrate-binding protein translates to MTMKKALMGAAASVALMTGASQAFAAGHGEITVGYFLEWPMPFQYAKVNGTYDEEMGVTVNWVSFDSGTAMSAAMASGDVQISVSQGVPPFVVATSAGQDLQILDVAVSYAENDNCVVSSGLEIDKDSADELAGKTVAVPLGTAAHYGFLRQMDHFGVDLASLNVVDMAPAEGAAALAQGQVDMSCGWGGALRRMKEHGNVLLTGAEKEELGILVFDVTSAPAGFVAENPDLVAKFLKVTADANSAWNDGSGVEAMLPVIAQDAGMDEAATAETMATFVFPDVSTQLSGAWLGGAAPSFMKGVADVFVESGSIPAALDSYEGAINIGPLTAADGM
- a CDS encoding aminotransferase family protein, with translation MDTLNFANDPGTVIEADRAHVWHHLSQHKQYETIDPRIIVEGKGLRLWDIKGKEHVDAVSGGVWTVNVGYGRERIGKAISDAVTKMCFFGGSLGTIPGAQFAEMLIDKMPGLDRVYYANSGSEANEKAFKMVRQISHKHYGGKKQKILYRERDYHGSTLATMSAGGQDERNAQYGPFAPGFVRVPHCLEYRSQDGSVGEEYGAKAAQAIEDVILAEGADTIGALCLEPITAGGGIIVPPKGYWDRVQEICKKYDILLHIDEVVCGIGRTGTWFGYQQFGVQPDIVTMAKGVASGYAAISCCVTTNRVFDMFKDDTDPLGYFRDISTFGGCTGGPAAAIENMKIIEEEDLRGNSAVMGEHLKGNLQALMEKHKWIGDVRGMGLFAGAELVQDRATKEPVSEKHVGAIVADCMAQGVIIGATNRSVPGYNNTLVFAPSLIATADDLDHITSAVDAAITRVLG
- the pdxR gene encoding MocR-like pyridoxine biosynthesis transcription factor PdxR; protein product: MSLSVETFFLDPSAEGTLQARIQQMVAQGILTGRIRPGERLPSSRKMAAHLGVSRITVTLAYTELVADDYLTSRGRSGYFVSDNAPEPPAFPAQRANIGTVDWTRTIGQRFTPGLSMDKPADWADYRYQFIYGQTDKTLFDSANWRLCALRALGMRDFSALTSDYFDGDDPQLVDFIARQTLPRRGILANPDEILVTMGAQNALWLSAQVLLNSRRRAAIEDPCYPALRTILTQSRCQLSVVPVDQDGLPPENLPEDTDVVFTTPSHQCPTAATMPLDRRNALLEKAEAEDFIIVEDDYEFEMSFLKSPSPSLKSLDKNGRVIYVGSFSKSLFPGLRLGYLVGPAPFIREARALRATVLRHPPGHIQRTVSYYLSLGHYDALIRRMSKTYHERRQLLVGALDQHGLTIAGQGTYGGSSVWLKTPAGIDTKVLAETLRADSVLVEPGAPFFAGETPPTEYLRLAYSSIPSARIPEGINLIAKAIQNY
- the xsc gene encoding sulfoacetaldehyde acetyltransferase, whose product is MKMTTEEAFVKTLQAHGIRHAFGIIGSAMMPISDIFPAAGITFWDCAHEGSAGMMADGYTRATGEMSMMIAQNGPGITNFVTAVKTAYWNHTPCLLVTPQAANKTIGQGGFQEMEQMNLFKDCVAYQEEVRDPSRICEVLARVIAKAKRLSGPTQINIPRDFWTQVIDIEIPEPVEFESSPGGETSIAKAAELLSTAKFPVILNGAGVVLAEGGIEASKVLAEALDAPVCVGYQHNDAFPGNHPLFAGPLGYNGSKAGMELISKADVVLALGTRLNPFSTLPGYGIDYWPTNAKVIQVDINPDRIGLTKKVTVGIVGDAAKVARGITAHLADTAGDAGRDERKAMIAQTKSAWAQELSSLDHEQDDPGTTWNERARQARPDWMSPRQAWRAIQAAMPENAIISSDIGNNCAIGNAYPSFPTGRKYLAPGLFGPCGYGLPSIVGAKIGQPDVPVIGFAGDGAFGIAVNELTAIGRDEWPAITQIVFRNYQWGAEKRNSTLWFDDNFVGTELDMKVSYAGIAQACGLIGVQAKTMEELTALLNQAIKDQMENNKTTLIEVILNQELGEPFRRDAMKKPVKVAGISASDMAAE
- a CDS encoding sulfite exporter TauE/SafE family protein, which gives rise to MGLPFDLGPGTAAALAIALLGAAFVRGYSGFGFSAIFIAFAALVTNPLPLIPVVFACEILMTVFQARGIRGYVDWRRVLYMLCGAAIALPFSVTVMLSVGTDTARIVISAIILVMSLVLLSGWTLQRRIGALGHGGVGIISGACNSAGIGGLPVAAFMSAQPMQAATFRATMIVYLTGLDMITLPLLWAGGLVSWDTAIGLVMAFPLLGLGVWLGGRQFLSASPSTFRRFAVMLLMTLSLLGLLRAVKGI